GCAGTGAAGTCGGCCGGTGCCCGGCAGCTAGAGGACCAGTGGCGGGACATCCTGTCCGTGCACGCGCGCACGATGTGCGAGATCGACCGCGTGCTGCACCCGCACGGCCTGGGCGCGAGCGACTTCGAGGTGCTCGACATGCTCGCGGCCGAGGCGCCTCAGGAGGGCGACCAGTGCCGGGTGCAGAACCTGGTCGGACGGGTCCATCTCAGCCAGAGCGCCCTCTCCCGTCTCATCGGACGGCTGGAGAAGGACGGCCTCGTGGAACGCTCCGTGTGCATCGAGGACCGACGCGGGGTGTGGGTCGCGCTCACCCGCAAGGGGCGTGACCTCCACGCGGAGGTGCTCCCGCTCCAACGGAGCGTCCTGGCCCGGATGTTGGACGGCACGGAGGGCTGACACCGCCCCCCACTCTCTGCACCCGCCCCGCCCCTCCGCACTTCCTCACACCACGAACTCCGCACCGTCCATGAGCACTTGGACCCCCGCTCCGCTCACCTGCGCCCGAGCCGCCGAACTCTCGTCCAGCAACGGGTTCGTGTTGTTCAGGTGGGTGTAAACCCGGCGGACTCCGGGGTGGCGGGCGAGGGCGGCGAGGCTTCCGCCGGGGCCCGAGACGGGCAGGTGTCCCAGGCCCGGCCGACCTGTACCAGCACGGGCCGCCGTGCCCGCCTCCTCGGCCGTGAAGAACGTGCCGTCCAGCACCGCGCAGTCCGCCGTCGTCAACATCTCGTCGAGCGTGTCCGACCAGGCCGCGACACCGGGTGCGTAGACGAGCGCCCCGCCGGTCGCCAGGTCCTCGATGCGGTACGCCGTCACCCAGCGGTCGTCCGCCGGGCGGGGCGGCAGGTACGTCGGGGGCTTGGTGCCCATCGGGTGGGCTGTCACCACCAAGCCTCCGGCCAGTACGAAACCACCCTCCGCGAGGCTGTCGGACCACTCCCAGGGCGCGTACCGGTCGAGGACGGTCCGGGCCGGGGTGAGCGCCGCGAGGACAGGCCTCGGGGCGTACACCTTGAGGGCCGCCGCCCCGCGGAGTTCGGCCAGGCCCGTCACATGGTGGGGCTCGGCGTCGGTGAGGAGGACGCCGCGCACCGGGGTGTCGCGCGCGCCGGGGCCCGGCCAGAGCGCCGGGGTCGCGGTGAGCTGGGCGCGGATGTCGGGTGAGGCGTTGAGCAGCCACCAGTCGCGCGCGTTGCCGGTGACGGCCACGCACTCCCGCGTACGCGAGGGCAGTTTTCCGTCACGGGCGGCGGCGCACAGCGCGCAGGCGCAGTTCCACTGCGGGAAACCGCCACCGGCCGCGGTACCGAGCAGGACGACCCTCACGACGATCGCGCCCCCTTGCCGACTCACCCAACTCACTGACCCACTGAATCTCCCCGAGGGATCTTTCCTCCAAAACGGACCGGACTACCCCACCACAGGGGGCAGTTCAGGCCGATCTCCGACCGGCCCACTCCCCTTCCCCCGGTCAACGCAACAGATCCCGTACGGCCGCGAACGCCGCCTCGACCGTCGCCGGATCCGCCCCCGGCCGGGCCAGCGCGCTCATCGGGATCGGAGTGACGGAGGGCAGCCCGTCATAGGGAGTCAGCCCGTCCGGAGCCGACCCGACCGCCGCGAGCAGCGCGACACCCTGCCCCGTGCGGGCGATGTCGAGGACCCCGGCGAGATAGCCGGCGTCACCGACCACCGCCGCCGGTACACCGTGCGCGGCGAGCGTCGAGATCGCCCGGCGACGGATCGCGCACGGGTCCTCGATCGCGACCAGCGGGACGGGCGCGGGCGCGGCCGGTGGCTGCCAGCCGGGCGTCGCGTGCCAGGTGAGCGGGAGGCCGCCGACCGGTGTGCCCTCGGTCGCGGCGGCCTCGGTGACGTACACCGCGACATCGACGCTGCCGCGTTCCACGGCCTCGACGAGCCGGGCCGAGCGGTCGATGCGGAAGCGGACCCGGCAGCCGGGCCGCACCTCCTGGACGGCCGCGGTCAGCCGTGGCAGGAACTGGTCGGCCGCGTGTTCGGTGGAGCCGATCGTGACGGTGTCGCCGTCCACGTCGAGCAGCGTGCGTACGGCCTCGTCGTGCACGGCGAGGATGCGTCGGGCCTGTTCCAGGAGGAGCCGCCCCTCGGGCGTGAACCGGGTGCCCCGCCCCTCGCGCTCCACGATCGGGCGGCCCAGCGTCTTCTCCAGCCTGCGCACATGCTGGCTGACCGCGGACTGGCTCAGGGCGAGGGCCCGGGCCGCGCGGTGGAAGCCGCCGCAGTCGGCGATCGCGGTCAGGCTGCGCAGGGCCACGATGTCGAGGACAGGTTGGGGCATGCCGGTGACGGTAGCCGTTTCACGTATCGATCCGTATCGATCGCGATAACTGATCGATTTCGATGCGGAATCATCGTTGGACGCGATCGGTCGCGGCCGGTCATGATGGGCGCATGCTGCACACGACCGCTTTCGCTGCCCTTCTGACGCAGCGCCGAGTCATCGACTTCGGCGTGGCGTGCAGCGCGCGCTGTCGTTGACCCACCGCCTCTCCGCGGCACCCTTCCCGAGTTACAGCTGATCACGTCCGCCCTGCGCACTGACACGTGACGGCGGCTCCGGGCTGCTCGTTTCCTCCCCCTCTCCTCGATTCCCCTCCCCTTTCCCCTCGTTGGGAGCTGTCACCCCATGCCCTCTTCCTCCGTCTCGTCCTGGGACGAACCCGAAGGCCTCGCCGCGCGCGGCACGTTGATCGTGCTGGCCGGGCGGGGCGAACACGGCGGTGTCTACGAGCGGTTCGGCCGCCGGCTCGGCTTCGACGCCTACCGCGTCCGCGCCCTCGGCGACCCGACCGCCGACCCCGCCGTCCTGGAGCAGGCCGCCAAGCTGCTCGCCGACGAGTCGCTGCCCGGCCCGAAGGTGCTGATCGGCTCCGACACCGGCGCGATCCACGCCCTTCAGCTCGCCGCCGAGCAGACCGCGGGCGTCGACGCGCTGATCCTGGCCGGGCTGCCCACCGGTGCTTGGACGGCGGGCAGTTGGGAGGAGGAGGCCGCCGCCCGCACCGCCTGCCCGACCCATCAGGGACGCCTCACCAACGACCCCGACTTCCGGCGCGGTGCCATCGACGACACCCCCGACCTACCCGCACCCCGCCTGGACCTGGTGCGCGTCCCCGTCCTGGCCCTGCACGGCAAGGACGACCCGATCAGCCCGCTCGACCGGGCGCTGAGCGTCTACGACGGTCACCCGGGCGTCCAGACCGTGGTCTTCCACGGCGGCCGGCACGACGCCCTCAACGACGCCCTGCACCGCACCGCCGCCGCCACGGTCGTCCTGTTCCTCGAACGGCTCCGGCTGGCCCCAGAGGCCTCAGGGACTTCCGAAGTCCGCGAACTGCCCCTGATCGCTGAGGAGTTGACATGACCGGCCGCGTGACGACCACGGTCGCCGAGCTGACCGAACTCCTCGGCTCCGAGCAGCCGCCAGTCCTCCTCGACGTCCGCTGGGCCCTCGGCGATCCCCACGGCCGCGACCACTACGCGGACGGCCACATCCCCGGCGCGGTCTACGTCGACCTGGACACGGAGTTGGCCGCCCCGGCGAGCCCCGAGGGCGGACGCCACCCGCTCCCCGACTTCACCGAACTCCAGGAATCCGCCCGCCGTTGGGGCATCGGGAGCGGCCGGTCCGTCGTCGTCTACGACGACCTGGGCAACACGGCCGCCGCCCGCGCCTGGTGGCTGCTGCGGTACGCGGGTGTCACCGAAGTGACCCTGCTGGACGGGGCGTTGGGCGCCTGGCGGACGGCGGGGCTGCCGCTGGAGTCCGGGATTCCCGCCGATCCGACGCCGGGTGATGTCGTACTCCGCGCGGGTGCGCTGCCGACCACCGATGCCGACGGGGCCGCCGAACTCGCCGTGTCCGGACTGCTGTTGGACGCCCGCGCCGGTGAGCGTTACCGGGGTGAGGTCGAGCCGGTGGACCCGCGTGCCGGGCACATCCCGGGGGCCGTGTCCGCGCCGACGGGGGAGAACCTGGCGGCGGACGGGACCTTCCTGGCACCGGAGCTGCTGCGCAAGCGGTTCGAGGAGCGCGGGGCCGACACAGCGACGCGCATCGGCGTGTACTGCGGGTCCGGGGTCACCGCCGCCCATCAGATCGCGGCGCTGGAGATCGCCGGGTTCGAGGCGACGCTGTTTCCGGGTTCCTGGTCCGCCTGGTCCGCCGATCCCGGGCGCCCGGCGGCGACGGGAGACCGGCCATGACGACGAAACCCCTGAACGCGGCGGTGCTTCCCGCCCAGCCGGCGCGCGCGGACACGCCTCAGCCGGCCGCGCGCGTCACCATCCGCGGCACGGCGAAGACCTCGCGCCGCTTCACCGTGCCCCGTTCGGTGCGCCGCGCCGCCGGACCGGTCGGCCTGGTCCTGCTCTGGTTCCTGACCTCCGCCACCGGAGTGCTCCCCGAGTCCGTGCTGGCCTCCCCCGTCGACGTGATCCGCCAGGCGGTCGACCTCACGAAGAACGGCGAACTCCCGCACGCCATCGCCGCGTCGGGCCGCCGTGCCGCCATCGGCTTCCTGATCGGCGCGACCGTCGCGCTGGTCCTGTCGCTGCTGGCCGGGCTGTTCCGGCTCGGTGAGGACGTCATCGACTCCTCGATGGGCATGTTCCGGGCGATCCCCTGGGTGGGTCTGATCCCGCTCTTCATCGTCTGGTTCGGCATCGAGGAGACCCCGAAGATCGCGCTCGTCGCACTCGGGGTGACGTATCCGCTGTACTTCAACATCTACGGCGGCATCCGCTCAACCGACGCCCAACTCGTCGAGGCCGCACGGATGATGGGGCTCGGGCGGTTCGGGCTGATCAAGTACGTGATCCTGCCGAGCGCGCTGCCCGGGGCACTCGTGGGCCTGCGGTACGCGCTGTCCACCGCGTGGCTGGCGCTGGTCTTCGCCGAGCAGGTCAACGCGGACGCGGGGCTCGGCTATCTGATGAGCAACGCCCAGCAGTACTTCCGCACGGACGT
The nucleotide sequence above comes from Streptomyces sp. N50. Encoded proteins:
- a CDS encoding sulfurtransferase: MTGRVTTTVAELTELLGSEQPPVLLDVRWALGDPHGRDHYADGHIPGAVYVDLDTELAAPASPEGGRHPLPDFTELQESARRWGIGSGRSVVVYDDLGNTAAARAWWLLRYAGVTEVTLLDGALGAWRTAGLPLESGIPADPTPGDVVLRAGALPTTDADGAAELAVSGLLLDARAGERYRGEVEPVDPRAGHIPGAVSAPTGENLAADGTFLAPELLRKRFEERGADTATRIGVYCGSGVTAAHQIAALEIAGFEATLFPGSWSAWSADPGRPAATGDRP
- a CDS encoding ABC transporter permease, whose amino-acid sequence is MTTKPLNAAVLPAQPARADTPQPAARVTIRGTAKTSRRFTVPRSVRRAAGPVGLVLLWFLTSATGVLPESVLASPVDVIRQAVDLTKNGELPHAIAASGRRAAIGFLIGATVALVLSLLAGLFRLGEDVIDSSMGMFRAIPWVGLIPLFIVWFGIEETPKIALVALGVTYPLYFNIYGGIRSTDAQLVEAARMMGLGRFGLIKYVILPSALPGALVGLRYALSTAWLALVFAEQVNADAGLGYLMSNAQQYFRTDVIVLCLVVYALLGLACDFAVRILSRRLLTWRANFEGEA
- a CDS encoding MarR family winged helix-turn-helix transcriptional regulator — protein: MAVKSAGARQLEDQWRDILSVHARTMCEIDRVLHPHGLGASDFEVLDMLAAEAPQEGDQCRVQNLVGRVHLSQSALSRLIGRLEKDGLVERSVCIEDRRGVWVALTRKGRDLHAEVLPLQRSVLARMLDGTEG
- a CDS encoding lysophospholipase gives rise to the protein MPSSSVSSWDEPEGLAARGTLIVLAGRGEHGGVYERFGRRLGFDAYRVRALGDPTADPAVLEQAAKLLADESLPGPKVLIGSDTGAIHALQLAAEQTAGVDALILAGLPTGAWTAGSWEEEAAARTACPTHQGRLTNDPDFRRGAIDDTPDLPAPRLDLVRVPVLALHGKDDPISPLDRALSVYDGHPGVQTVVFHGGRHDALNDALHRTAAATVVLFLERLRLAPEASGTSEVRELPLIAEELT
- the pqqB gene encoding pyrroloquinoline quinone biosynthesis protein PqqB, encoding MRVVLLGTAAGGGFPQWNCACALCAAARDGKLPSRTRECVAVTGNARDWWLLNASPDIRAQLTATPALWPGPGARDTPVRGVLLTDAEPHHVTGLAELRGAAALKVYAPRPVLAALTPARTVLDRYAPWEWSDSLAEGGFVLAGGLVVTAHPMGTKPPTYLPPRPADDRWVTAYRIEDLATGGALVYAPGVAAWSDTLDEMLTTADCAVLDGTFFTAEEAGTAARAGTGRPGLGHLPVSGPGGSLAALARHPGVRRVYTHLNNTNPLLDESSAARAQVSGAGVQVLMDGAEFVV
- a CDS encoding LysR family transcriptional regulator, which translates into the protein MPQPVLDIVALRSLTAIADCGGFHRAARALALSQSAVSQHVRRLEKTLGRPIVEREGRGTRFTPEGRLLLEQARRILAVHDEAVRTLLDVDGDTVTIGSTEHAADQFLPRLTAAVQEVRPGCRVRFRIDRSARLVEAVERGSVDVAVYVTEAAATEGTPVGGLPLTWHATPGWQPPAAPAPVPLVAIEDPCAIRRRAISTLAAHGVPAAVVGDAGYLAGVLDIARTGQGVALLAAVGSAPDGLTPYDGLPSVTPIPMSALARPGADPATVEAAFAAVRDLLR